One region of Camelina sativa cultivar DH55 chromosome 6, Cs, whole genome shotgun sequence genomic DNA includes:
- the LOC104790098 gene encoding uncharacterized protein LOC104790098, giving the protein MDRAEEAEQEEEFSDWVVLKTSPKSPSSDASTPPNSPILQPSHLRENPTDDDDDDDDNDGEEESESSSAVSLWLPWRVIDTAKTRLIKDSVCFFQAVERVRCSYLTRRSVLWSLTIIGGFSLVLSLVYVKVVRWWRRLQEEKLRFLLLLLREKDQKIKELMVEIGRLNELLSSRRRVRVVRIV; this is encoded by the exons ATGGACAGAGCAGAGGAGgcagagcaagaagaagagtttaGCGATTGGGTAGTTCTAAAAACCTCACCCAAATCTCCATCAAGTGACGCATCTACCCCTCCAAACTCACCGATATTACAACCAAGCCATCTACGTGAAAATCCAaccgacgacgacgacgatgatgatgacaacgacggagaagaagaaagtgaatcTTCCTCTGCCGTGAGTCTCTGGCTTCCGTGGCGTGTGATCGATACTGCCAAAACGCGATTGATCAAGGACTCAGTGTGCTTCTTCCAGGCCGTGGAGAGGGTTCGTTGTAGTTACCTGACAAGAAGAAGTGTACTTTGGTCATTAACAATCATCGGTGGTTTCTCGTTGGTCTTGAGCCTTGTTTACGTGAAGGTCGTGAGATGGTGGAGACGATTACAAGAAGAGAAGCTGAGGTTTCTGCTTCTTCTGCTCAGAGAGAAAGATCAG aaaataaaagaacttaTGGTTGAAATTGGGAGATTGAACGAGTTGTTATCATCACGACGCAGAGTTCGAGTGGTTCGAATCGTGTGA
- the LOC104793860 gene encoding uncharacterized protein LOC104793860, with amino-acid sequence MVTRIVHEWLTYIASKVYGKLSLGISAEEPNIPIAGTTLRSRRSRVDFVFITNESQEIPNVSTTSQELPSSSASPTTLTAHSSERSNSLRSIVIQ; translated from the exons ATGGTTACAAGAATAGTGCATGAATGGTTAACATACATAG CTTCAAAAGTTTATGGAAAACTCAGCTTAGGAATATCAGCAGAGGAACCAAACATTCCTATTGCTGGTACTACTTTAAGATCAC GTCGATCAAGAGTAGACTTTGTCTTT ATAACAAATGAATCACAAGAGATACCAAATGTGTCTACGACATCACAAGAACTTCCATCTTCATCCGCTTCTCCTACTACTTTAACAGCGCATAGTAGTGAACGTTCGAATTCACTACGATCTATAGTTATTCAATAA